The genomic interval TTTTTGCTTTCCTTTTTGTGAACATGAAACATTTCGCTTCCGGGAACATAAAAGACATGCATTCCGGATCTTTTGCAGTAAAGGCACAGATCTACGTCTTCGAAATATATAAAATACCTGGGGTCGAAAATGAAGCCTCTTTTTTCGGCCAAACTCCGTCTTATCAAAAGGCAAGCTCCTGCGGCCCAGTCTACTTTCTCTGGTTTTTTAAGATTGATGTCTCTCATCAGGTGTCTGGCATAAAAAGTCCTTGACTCTTTGTTCTTAACAGGGGCTCTGGAAAAGATGACGTCAAAAATGTTGAAAAATTTTCTCGCTGAAAATTGCCTTTCACCGTTAGGAAGAACAAGTTTCGGTGCGGCTATTCCCGCGTGAGGATTTTCAGCCATAAATTTGACGAGCGAGACCACCGAATTTTTTCCGGGCAAAACGTCAGGATTCAGGACCATGAAGAGCGATCCGTTTGAATTTCTGAAAGCCGCGTTGTGTCCTTCGCCGAAACCGAGGTTTTTACCCGGTTCGATTGATATGACATTCGAGGGGAGACAAATATCGAGAGGTGAGTTTTTTACAAGCAGGATTTCGGTGTTTTCAGGAAGATCTGTATCTGAAAAGAGCTTTTCGAGCAGGTTTGATGTGTGTTTGCCGTCACCATAATGGACTATGGATATCGAAAGCAGGTTCATCTTCTTATTTTCAAAAACATCCATATTCCGAACACAGTAAAGGATATATTAGTACCCCATGAAGCTATAAAAGGATCGAGCGCGCCCGCATAACCCATTGAGATTCCTATCTGAAGCAGACCCCAGTAAACGAATGATATCAGAAGGCTTAGACCGAAGCCGACTCCTATGCTGGATCTGCGTCTGTCAAGAGCCAGAGGCGCCCCCAAAAGAGATATGACAAAAGCGGCGGCCGGATAGGAAGCTCTCTTGTGCATGTCTACAATGATTTTCCTGATTATCTCAGGTCTTGCACCCGAAGATTGGGCTTTGGAAAGATACTCTCTGAGCTCCCTGATTGACATCTCGTCCTGTCTTATCTGTCTCACTATCATTTCCTCAAGCGGTGCTATCGAGTTAAATGAAGTCTCGGCTGAGAAAAAGCATCTTTCGTAACCGGATTCTCCGACGGATTTTTCCGGATCGAAAACTCTTACCCAGCAATTGTAGAAAACCCATTTTTCGCCCGTCCACAGGGCTTTTTCGGAATCTATCTTTTTTCTCACTTTCCAACTGCCGTCAATAAAAATAACCGTAGGTCTTTCCATGTATCTGTTTCCCGGATCGAAAGTTTTCGCGAAATAGTAATCGTCTTCTCTGCCTCTGAAAGAATAATCACTGGTCTGAGTGAACCACGGCGGTTGAGATCTGTATATTTCCACTTCTTTCGTGTAAATGAATTTTCGGGCGTATTGAGGCACGAAAAATTCGTTCAAATAAAAAAGAACGAGAAAAATGAAGAAAGCTGATATGATAACGGGAAGCATTATTCTGTAGGAACTTATTCCGACGGCCTGCATCGCTATTATTTCAAAATTCTTCGAAAGCTTGCCGAGTGTGAAAAAACAGGAAAGAAGAACAGCGACCGGTGTAAGCAGAACCAACAGGGACGGTATTTGATAGTAGTAATATTTAAAAATTATTATAAGAGGAACGCTTCTGTCGAGAAAAACGTGTATGTGATCTATCAGGTCGACAGTGATATAAATTAAGATAAAACCGAAACCTCCCATGAGAACGAATTTAATGTATTTTGAAAATATGTAGCCGTCTATAATCTTCATCTTTTCCAGAAATGTATGGAGTCGAAGAAAAATCCGCAATAAAGCCATAAACCGAGAACTAGAAAAAAAATGTTGGCGGACCACATCGCCACTAGTGAGTTTAGAAATCCTCTGTCTGAGAGGGTTTCACCGCCGACTATGAAGATGTAGTATACGGTTGTAATTAGTATTGCGATCCCAAAAGCTGCTCCCATGCCTCCCTTGCGCGTCAGTATACCCAAAGGCACTCCGAGGAATATAAACGTGAAAGCGGCGAAGGGAAGAGAATATTTTTTGTGAATTTCAACCGAGTACCTGTCTATCTCGCTTTCTATTGTCTGAATCTGAATGTCGGCGGAAGACAGTAATATTTCATCGGGCGGAATCAAAGAGGCGGCAACGGCGGAATCCTTGTAATTTCTCAGCGAGTCGAGTTCCCGGTTCCATGTCCTTATCCTTTCAGCCATTTCTTGAGCGGACATCTCCCTGTCGCCTCTGTAAGAAGTGTCGGGTCTCGCTTCGGGAGGCAGAAAGATATTTATCATCTGCGTGTCGAAATCCATGCTCCAATACGCCCCTTCCTGACCCAGTATATGCCTTTGGCCGTCGGTCATCGTAAATGTGACGAGGTTCCAGTCCCTGTCTATCGAAATAAACGCTTCTCTGGAAATTATGAATTCCGTGTTGCCCACTGCGTCGTCGATTTTACTGTACAGAAGCACGTCTTCAAGTTTAGCCGGATGGGAGGATTTGTCTATGGCTCTTGCATAAAGCAGGTAACCAGGAAAATTCGATATGAAACTCCTCGGAGCCAGTTCGGCAACAGGTCTTTTTTCTCCGACCTCGAGTAAAAGGATTTTAACTCTGTGATTTGTGACAGGAAGTATGTGATTGTTGAAATACACCATCGCAACGACAAAAACGGCTGCAAAAAGACTTAAGGGGGGCAGAAGTCTCAAAGGATTGATGCCCAGGGCTTTCATTGAAATGATCTCGAAATCTTCGGACATTCTTCCGAAAACCGCCAGGACGGAAGTCAAAAAAGCCATGGGCGCAGTAATGGCTATAATGAATGGCAGACTGTAAAGAAATATCAACCCGACCGTCGCCGGATCGAGTCCTTTTCCGAAAATAAGATCTACGAGTTCGAACAGTCGGTTCATTATCAGAACGAAAGTGTAGACAAAAAACGAGAGAATGAATGGGACAGCGTGTTGTCTCAGGACATAGACGTCAAAAGGAAGAATCATATACCACCCGCCAGTAGATGAAGGGATGTTCAACGACTCTGACGATTGTAACGCCGATAAAATCAACTTTAGACCTCATGTAAGATGTGAAAGAAGACCACGGAAGATCGGTCACTGATTTACGGCTCATCGAGGCGTGCCTGAAAACACCCGGTTCTTTAATGTAAAAGCCCCAATGAGCTATGTCAATTCCAGGCTTTCCGGAGACTATCATTATCAGGTCTCCGTCCTCGAGGAAGCCGGGTAATTCTGCAAGAAAAGACTTGTCAATGTAAATGATTTCCGCATCGTTTGCCGGGAAGGATTCGGAGGGAGAGAACCCGTGTTCCGTGAGGAAAGCGTATCTGTCAATTGTCTTTGATATCGAACAAGTTGCATGAAAACAACCCGTTACGTCTTTGCATATCCAGGAGTTGGCCGGCAGCCAGTCGATGTATGAATAATGGTTTCTCGTCTCGAATGAAATTATTCCTTCTCTGTATCTTATGTGGTTTAAAATTTCTAGAAAATCGCTGAAACCGTATTCTGTCAATGAAAGAGCAAGCACCTGTTCGCAGAAAGTCACGCAATCCACTTTGGAAAAATCGTACAGAGGGTCGTCGTCCGGAAAACCGTTTTCTCCTTCGCCGAGAGGACCGAGATAGTATTCTATCCCGAGAAAAAGTTCCGAATAATGTGCGATACGCTGTCCGGACGTCAGGTTCTTTGAATTAACGTCCTGGACTATGTTTTCTACTGATTCAGGTGTAATTATCGCCATTATCGAGCAGAATATCAGGACTTCGGACATGAACCTTCGTCTGTTATTTTCGGATAAAAAACAATATTTTCGAACATACAGTAAAATTCCATCGTCACCTCTCGATTATAAAAAGATATGTTATATCTAATTCATACATTCATCAACTTAAATGATGGTTTTAAAGAAAAAACAGAAAATTCAGTCAATATATTTTATCAAAAACAAGGAAAAATAATGTTTATAAATATTTACTGATCTGATAATTTATACTAATGACAGTCGAATTGATAAAATCTTTTATTCTGGGAATTATTGAAGGTCTGACGGAGTTTGTACCTGTGTCTTCTACTGGGCATCTTATAATTGCCGAGGCTTTCATGCCTTTCAGGGACAGAGAGTTTGCACAGGCTTTTGAAGTGATAATACAGTTCGGCGCTATTTTATCCGTTGTCATGCTATACAAAGATAGATTCATTGGAGTTTTCAATTTTTCGAAACAAGGATTCTACGGCAAAAAGGCGATCATATCTCTTTTTTGGACTTCGCTTCCCGCTGTTGTTGCAGGCACTTTGTTGCATTCGGCTGTAAAACAATATCTTTTCAATCCCCTGACGGTTTCGTTTGCTCTGATAGCCGGGGGCATCATGATGGCAGTTGCCGAAAAATATTGCCGTAAAGGCAAAGATGGAATTGATTCTATATCCTATAGAGACGCTTTGGTAATAGGATTGTTTCAGGTGCTTGCTCTTTTTCCGGGCATGTCGAGATCGGCAAGCACGATCTCAGGCGGACTGATTCGCGGATTGGACGTTAAGACTTCAGCCGAATATTCTTTCATAGCCGCTGTCCCTGTGATGACCGGAGCTTTTTTATACGACGCTTTCAAATCGAGAGAAGCCATTTTCAGAGGTGATAACGGCATTTTGCTTGCGGCAGGATTTATAACATCTTTCGTCGTCGCCGCCGCCTCGATAAAGACCTTCATGGCCGTCCTGAAAAAAACCTCATTGAAATATTTTGCTCTTTACAGGATAATACTGGGAGTCCTGCTCATCTCAATGATTGTTACGGGACTGTTTGAGTTAAACCTCTAAGGGGGTGAACTTGTTTTTTGTCTCGAAAAATAAAGAAAAAAAGTTTTTAGCCGAATTGAAGGGCGGTTTTATTTTTTTGATTGTGTCCGGTCTTTCAAATTCATTTATTTATTCTGATGCGGGTTATCTGGGATCCGTTTCATCGGGACCGTCTCCAGTCATTTTCAAAGAGGATTCCGTCTCAGTGGAGATGTCGTACGAAGACGTCCTCATTGTCATAAGCGAAGACACGGGTATTTATTCGGCTGAACTGAAATGCCTTTTTGTCTTTAACGATATAGAAACAAATTCGGAAGTCATGATGGCGTTCCCTTTGAGTATTCGGACTCCTTTTTATCCGATTTATTACGATTTCATTGAAATGGATAGCAGTGACGACAACGGGCAAAAAATGGATTTTTCTGTAAAAATAGACGGTTTGGAAGCGACCATAGAAATTGTTTTCTGCTCATTTTACGACAATTCGTTAAAAAAGGACATGTCCTGGGAAGATTTTTCCGACGCGATAAAAGTTTTAAACGAAAATGAACCGGAAGAAGGTGAAATAATATATTACAAAGAGATTTTTTTCCCGGAAGACAGATCTTATCCCATAATGGAGCCTGTCTCAGTTCTCGCGTGTTGGAAAGTTGATTTTATGAGAAACAGGCCGAGACTTGTGGAATTTTCCCAGTCTTACACCCTGACATCGGATTACAACGATAAAGTGTTCAGATTGAGTTACCCTCTTTTCACTGGTTCTTCATGGGCCAATTCAATAGGTCAGGGCAAAATTTCAGTTGTATTTGAGGATGAGGAATCTGAATCAGCCCTAAAATATTATTGCGGATCCCTTCTTCCTCTTCCGGAGGTTTACGAAAACGAGTATTTTGCGGAACCCTTGAAAGGAGTTTACGATAATTTCTTCTTCAGGACTTCTGATTCCAGACCCTATTTCAATAAAAATTATTGTGGAGCAATAGTATGGAATTTCAGTGATTTAGAGCCTACTCCATCAAATTTTAGGTTTCAATCCTATTATTTGGACATAGGTGATGTAGGTGCGGAGCTATACGGAATGGCCTCTGATAACAGCGCTGAGTCTTTGTCTGTTGTTGGCATACCATGGTGCATATCATATATTTACGTGGTTTTAGGGCCTTTTAGACCTGATGGATTTTATGTAATTGATCCCAGGGGTGTTGATTTTTACGACAATCCCCAATTGAAGGGAGCACCTATATTCAAAGCCCCCATTTTTTCATTTGCAAGATTGATAGAAACAGACTATAATTCGTCAAAATTTGTATTCAGATTTTCAGGAACAGAATATAATGACACTGGCTATGCTAATTTTTACTCATTGGACGAAAAAAAGCTATTAAAACCATTGATGATTCCGTACATTGATTCTTATTACGATGAATGATAATTTTTTTACAAAATTATATGCTCTGTAGCTACAAATTATATAATAATTCAGGAGGCGAACGATGAAAAAGATGACGCTTGTATTTATAAGTTTTTTATTTGCGTCGTATGTGTTTGCTGGAGTTATAAATATTTCGATCAACTTTCAAAGTAGCGATTTTTACGTTGAAAAAGTCGGTCAATATGATCTCATCCGTTTGACTGGCGGTTCCACTTCTTCAATACCCGGGAATCCTGATCTTCCGGGTGTATCCAAAACTGTGTTGATGCCGCCGACGTCAATTGTTACGAAAGTTATTATAAAGAACGAAAAATGGCAGGATCTTGGAAATTACAACATTTTTCCAGCACAAAGACCTGTTCCTGTGATGGGCCAACAGTCTTTTACCGCTCCCAATACAGAAATTTACTCAATTGACGCTTTTTACCCGGAAAATCAAATCACTCATTTCAGAACCGGCAACAAATCGGGCTTCGCTCTCGCCAATTTCGGAGTGACTCCTTTCAGATACAATCCTGTCTCCGGTCAGTTACAGTTGCTGATAAGCGCTGAAATCGATGTATTTTACGAAGAAGGTCTTCAGGAAGCCGTTTTCCTGACGGAAAATCAACTCGAAGTGTTCAGACAAGACGTGATTTCGATGGTTGAAAATCCTTCAGACGTAGAAAGATTTTCTCCTTTCACAAAAAAATCAGCGTTTTCAGAGTACGAATACGTTATAGTATGCCCGACTGGTCTTTCCGCCGCTTTTGAACCTCTTATAAGATGGAAAATAACGAAAGGAGTGGGCGCTAAAGTTGTCACCACCGCGTGGGTTTTGTCAAATTATCCTGCGTACGACCTGATGGAGAGCATAAGAAATTTTGTCAAGGACTGTCACCAGAACAGAGGCATGATATATCTCGTTCTGGCGGGAGATTACGACAATCTAGGGGCGAGATTGGTAAGAGTGAGCTGTTCTGGTTACACTTACGATCTTCCATCAGATCTATATTTTTCTGACGTCGTTCCGTATTCGAGTGACTGGGACGCAAACAACAACAACATTTTCGGTCAGTACATTTTAGACAGCTGTGATTTCTATTCAGACGTATACGTTGGCAGATTGCCTTTGAACAGCACATCAGAAGTTCAGAACTGGGTCTCAAAAGTACTTGATTACGAACAATCTCCACCTTCAGGTTTCATAACCAAAGCACTATTTGCAGGAGCCGGATTATGGTTCAACGTCAGCCCGCCCTGGAGTTATTACGGCAGTTCTTCCTGTGATTCTATTGCTAATTACAAACTTCCTGCCGCTTGGATTAAAAGAAAAATGTACCAGAGCGACACGCTTTCATATCCTGCCGGTTTTTCGGATTCGTTGAGCAAGGGTTTCCATTGGTCTTACATTGCCGCTCACGGTTCATCTAACTCGATATCGTGGTATTATTATCAAAGCTGGCCGAATATAATCGACAACAACTCAATGCAGAATCTCACAAACGGAGACAGTCTGTTTGTCATTTCTTCCATGGCTTGCGAACCTGGATGGTTTGACGGCAGAGAATGCGTTGGTGAATACATTTTCAACGCTTCGGCGGGTGGAGCCATAGCTGTTATGTTCAACGCGCGTTTCGGCTGGGGTTATCCTCCGTATCTCGGGCCCTCGGAATTCATGTGCATAAGAACGGCCGAAAAAGTGTTTTCAAATAATATTAGAAATATAGGCAGAGCTCACGCGCTTTCAAAAGATGAGCTTATCAATTGGACATGGGGATTCAACGACTGCGAACACTGGTGCGTGAATGAGTTCAACCTTTTCGGAGATCCGGAAACTCAGATATATTCCA from candidate division WOR-3 bacterium carries:
- a CDS encoding glycosyltransferase family 2 protein, whose translation is MNLLSISIVHYGDGKHTSNLLEKLFSDTDLPENTEILLVKNSPLDICLPSNVISIEPGKNLGFGEGHNAAFRNSNGSLFMVLNPDVLPGKNSVVSLVKFMAENPHAGIAAPKLVLPNGERQFSARKFFNIFDVIFSRAPVKNKESRTFYARHLMRDINLKKPEKVDWAAGACLLIRRSLAEKRGFIFDPRYFIYFEDVDLCLYCKRSGMHVFYVPGSEMFHVHKKESKNIFSRAALYHASSTLKFVTKHWGLPQNS
- a CDS encoding LptF/LptG family permease; the protein is MILPFDVYVLRQHAVPFILSFFVYTFVLIMNRLFELVDLIFGKGLDPATVGLIFLYSLPFIIAITAPMAFLTSVLAVFGRMSEDFEIISMKALGINPLRLLPPLSLFAAVFVVAMVYFNNHILPVTNHRVKILLLEVGEKRPVAELAPRSFISNFPGYLLYARAIDKSSHPAKLEDVLLYSKIDDAVGNTEFIISREAFISIDRDWNLVTFTMTDGQRHILGQEGAYWSMDFDTQMINIFLPPEARPDTSYRGDREMSAQEMAERIRTWNRELDSLRNYKDSAVAASLIPPDEILLSSADIQIQTIESEIDRYSVEIHKKYSLPFAAFTFIFLGVPLGILTRKGGMGAAFGIAILITTVYYIFIVGGETLSDRGFLNSLVAMWSANIFFLVLGLWLYCGFFFDSIHFWKR
- a CDS encoding DUF1460 domain-containing protein — its product is MSEVLIFCSIMAIITPESVENIVQDVNSKNLTSGQRIAHYSELFLGIEYYLGPLGEGENGFPDDDPLYDFSKVDCVTFCEQVLALSLTEYGFSDFLEILNHIRYREGIISFETRNHYSYIDWLPANSWICKDVTGCFHATCSISKTIDRYAFLTEHGFSPSESFPANDAEIIYIDKSFLAELPGFLEDGDLIMIVSGKPGIDIAHWGFYIKEPGVFRHASMSRKSVTDLPWSSFTSYMRSKVDFIGVTIVRVVEHPFIYWRVVYDSSF
- a CDS encoding undecaprenyl-diphosphate phosphatase, whose protein sequence is MTVELIKSFILGIIEGLTEFVPVSSTGHLIIAEAFMPFRDREFAQAFEVIIQFGAILSVVMLYKDRFIGVFNFSKQGFYGKKAIISLFWTSLPAVVAGTLLHSAVKQYLFNPLTVSFALIAGGIMMAVAEKYCRKGKDGIDSISYRDALVIGLFQVLALFPGMSRSASTISGGLIRGLDVKTSAEYSFIAAVPVMTGAFLYDAFKSREAIFRGDNGILLAAGFITSFVVAAASIKTFMAVLKKTSLKYFALYRIILGVLLISMIVTGLFELNL
- a CDS encoding LptF/LptG family permease, which translates into the protein MKIIDGYIFSKYIKFVLMGGFGFILIYITVDLIDHIHVFLDRSVPLIIIFKYYYYQIPSLLVLLTPVAVLLSCFFTLGKLSKNFEIIAMQAVGISSYRIMLPVIISAFFIFLVLFYLNEFFVPQYARKFIYTKEVEIYRSQPPWFTQTSDYSFRGREDDYYFAKTFDPGNRYMERPTVIFIDGSWKVRKKIDSEKALWTGEKWVFYNCWVRVFDPEKSVGESGYERCFFSAETSFNSIAPLEEMIVRQIRQDEMSIRELREYLSKAQSSGARPEIIRKIIVDMHKRASYPAAAFVISLLGAPLALDRRRSSIGVGFGLSLLISFVYWGLLQIGISMGYAGALDPFIASWGTNISFTVFGIWMFLKIRR